A region of the Vidua chalybeata isolate OUT-0048 chromosome 7, bVidCha1 merged haplotype, whole genome shotgun sequence genome:
AAACTCCCGGAGGGAAGCCCAAAtgcatttcaaaagcatttttaatgtgtgtCTTTCATCCTGGTGAAACCAGCTGTCCATGCACATCAATTCCCTGCagcaatttttcctttcatggaATGGAAAGATTCAGCCTCGTGGTTGGGTATGGAAATTTTGCTGATTTGAGACAAGGGGTCTGCTTAAACGGACTGAATTTAATACTCTGACTTTCCAGCCTCCCTCTTAACTCTTCTGAAGGAAGTCATGAAGGCTTGAGAGCTGAGTCCTGGGAATTTCTGAGAGCTTGGGACAGAGATGGGTGATTTTGAGCTGGAGAACCTGCCATGGGTTTGGTTTTATGCACACACATTTTGCTGAGCAGCTTGGTGAAGTGTACACCTTGTACTCAGAAGGCAAGGGATCTCTTTCTTTTAATACACCCCCaatacatgttaaaaaaataatacttaactgttgctgttgaggcagggatgggaatgcAGAGGCTCTgtcttcagaaggcaaagaatgagTGTTTATTCAAAAGGAactctctcttttatagagaacatcatgaacattaattccattggtcttagagtaaaaacatttcacctgattggtacactggacttaggtcagtgtggtaaaacatatttataaacaCTATGAATGCAAAACAAGACAATAGATGGTTTACATCCCTCccggactttttcccaggcttagctTGGTAGaaatccttctctttttctttctgactaaactgagaatatccacacttAACTATTACTTAACTATTTGTATCTTGTGTGGAAGGCCCTAGCtcaatttaaaaagcagatgcTTATTTGTATAGATAGTGCAGAGTTATTGCAGCAGTCACACTGGAAAAGCATTAGTTATCTAAGGAGACAAATTGAACAAGACAAATCTAGGGCCAACATGTTTCTCCTCAAGCCATTTGTAAACACATACTGAGAAGCAGAGAATTAGGAAAGGGGAGCTGAACTTGCTCTTGCTGTGACCCAAATGCAGCTGGTTAAGGGCAAGCTTCATTTTAATTGACTGTTTCTAAGCAAGACATCCTTCAAAGCTGATGTTTGACAGGTGGTGATGCTCATATCCTGCCGTTTCTTCAGGACGGTTTTGTTTCTCTCTAAACCTACTCTACATCCAGCTGAAgacctgctctgggagcagggagctcccAAACAACTTGGAGCTCCTTTGGTGTTTCTTCTACCACTTTGGCTGCCGGGGCCAGgtatcagctgctgctcccaatAGAGTTCAGAACAGTTTCCTGGGAACAGGAGCAGCCATGGATGCTTGGACCAGGCATCTTCAGCACCAGCTTTAGTCTTTGTCTGAGGTTGTTCTGTTCTCACAGAATTTATCTAATCTTTGATGCATTAACTTCAGGGTGTGACCCTGCTGTGAGAGAAGGCAAGGGCAAAAGTCCCAGCAGGGCAAAAGTGGGAAGCAAGGTTCAGttgctataatttttttttttttccccggaAAATACAGGCTGATTTATTCTGAGTTTGGTGAACAGTACCTATTTTGGGAATATGAAGGCATTGGGTTCTCACTGATCCTCTCCACACCTTTTGGTATTTCTCCAAGCAGTGCCCTGaaggcagctctggggtttgTAAGCTGCTCTCTTGTAAACACTCAAAGGTACTTGTCCAACAGAGGGAGAGCCAGCTTCCCTGTGCAGCAAGTGGATGTGGCAAAATGCAAATAGCAGCAGTTCACAGGGATCGATACACCCAACAaatcccaggcagctgcagtgtCTGTCTGGATGGTGTGCAAGCTTCTCCTTCAGCAGGATCGCTAATGGACACTGTGCTGGAACAAGGGGATGATTCTGACTGTATGGACAGAAATTTATGCATTGCTACAGCAGCTCAAGTGCCTGTGGCCTATTGCAACTCTGCCTTACAGACAGTCAGAAAAGAGCCAGCTCCTCTCCTTGTTCTATGtaataaaatgcttttgctgctgtgcaggaccTCATGCACCCATGGGGTCCATCAAATGTGAGTAAATGGAGCTTTGTGCTCTTAAAACAAGTCCTATTGGAAACCCTGGCATAGGTAATAAAGAAGTGCACAATATTTGTGGGGAATGATGGCTGCTAATACAATAAACCTAACCATTTCTAAATTTTCCCCTCCATTAAGCAAAAATAATCAGTGtcattacattttatattttatgaatgaaaataatattatatGCATTCTGAACATTAACAGATTTGAATGTGCTTTTAACAAGAAATGTGagcattttaatataaaaactaTATGTATTATGTTTTACTAGCTGTTGAATACACAAAGTTCCAGATAGCTAATTTTGGAAATGAGAAATATCTCATGATGTGATAAAGGCAATGAATGAAGTACTTCAGAGGATCAGAATGTAATGTTATCCATAACTTCCATCAATTAGGACAAaagacagcaaaacaaagctACACACTGGGATGGATGAGGGTACTGGATCTAAGGGTACAGTGCCTTTACTCAAAGTAATCTTGATTTCAGCttcttaaaagtattttacCAGTCCAATCATGGAAGCACCTAACTCAGAAAGTACCTACCTTCAGTCTGCAAGAACTTCAAATGTACAACACCTTGCACCTGTGCTTGGAACTTCCACCTCCTCAGTGGGTCTGAATCTTGCTGTATCCTGCCAGGTTTACAGATGGTTCAGCTCTTGTTGGACTTGGAACAACCACATGCTTGAGTTCATGAGCTCAGTTTGTGCTAAGGATGTGCAGCTgagaaggtgaaaaaaaaaaagtaaaccttCTGAGAGAAAAGAGAGCAAGTGCAGAGGAGTCTTTAGTTCAGCAGTTGGAATTGGTCTTTCAGGAACAGGAATTGTGTCCTCCTGGCTGGAATTCACAATCAGCTTCTGGAGGAAGACTGAAACTCCAGATCAGGTAGATGGTCTCACCACTAAACTAAAAATTATACTAAAGTTTGATCTTCCTCTTATAACTCAATGAATCTTTAATTCTTCTTATGCAAAGAAGAACAGGTTCAGCATAAGGGCATACAGTGCTCTCATCTGCTCTCCCCATCTTCCCTGGATATCTTGCACCCTGGAAGATTTTTGTAGCGCTCCAGGGAACACAGGTTGGTATTTCTCAGGCAGAAAATCAAGGTGAATCCAGATCTCCTCCTTGTCACCCTGCTGACAACCTCCCTGAGAAATACAGATGgccagctgcagcctgcaggagTGTCCTGTGTTTGCCTCCAGAGGGACAGACTGCCCATGTCCTGAAAGGTGGCTCAGCCACAGTGACAGGTTTGAAAGCTCATCCCTGAGCTCCTTCAGTCATCAGattgtttcctttctgtctctTGGGAGAGGGCATTTTACAGCAGAATAGATCCTAGAGAATAAGCTGGAGAAAATCCAACTCACAACACCAAACATTTGCAAGTCTGAGACTACTCTCCTGGAAAACTGGAAAGGGATTTAGAAACATATTCCAAATCTGGTAAATGGTGAAACGCTGGAAGAAACATCCAACCTCCCAGGCTGGTGTCCTCACCACTGCCTTGTATGTATGTAAGTGCATGCAAAAGTTGTGAGATGCCCAATCCAGCAGTCTGGGATGACTGTGGAAAGTGGGTCTGATGGAGCACAACATCTCTTGAAGGTTAATAGCAAACTGAGGTGGGTGGGTGACTGTCCCTTGAAGCAGAAATTAAGGAATGGAAATTCTTGTGCTCCTGGAATTTTGGAGCTTCAATGCAAAGTGTCTGGGTTCTTTACCTGTCCAAATTTGGGAACGGTGTCTGAACTGCCAAGTGCTTCCCTGATCAGTCAGGTTCCCATGTCCTTACACCACATCTAAAAAAGAAGTTTCAAGTAAGATCCATACAAGCTTTTAGGGGCTTAACAATAGCTTTGTCTAACAGCAGCAATCAccaaagctctgctcagccaaCGTCTAATGCGAGGTCCAGACAGCCTTTGTGTCTCTCCAGGGATGCCCTGTAGGTGCCTTTTCCCTCTTTGGGCACACCCAGAGGCACCTGAGTCttgccagccctcagcagccagcactggagCACCAGCCTGGCTCACTTTTTGAAAGAGGTGAAGTGCCTGACTCTAAGAGGGGCCCTGGTACTTGTCACCCCAGTTGAAGAAAGGTACCTCCCTGcggggctggcagtgcctcGGACACTGCCTCATTAGCTGATTCGGTAATTCCCTGCTCCTTTGTACTGCTGTGGTGCATCCCATTGCACATGCAAAGCAGGCTCCCAGCAGCGTAGTAGCAGCCTGTACCAAAAATTGTAACCGAAGTGTTGCCAGGTACCTTTTTGTGCCTATATTCCAAATTACCGGTGTAGGTTCAGTAACGAGTACCAGCTGCCTCAAGGATCAGAAGCGCTGCGTCTTGGGGCACAAGATGCATTGCATCAGTCAGGCAGTAACTCCAGGTCTCCAGGAATATAGATCCTACTGGAATTATACATTAAAGTCACATTGTGTTTACCTTAAAGCAATCTGACGAGGGATTAACTAGGTGATCAGTCCATCTCACCACATCACAGAGGAGTAATTAAATAATTCCCAAACAAAATTGCTAGAATTTGACACCTAATCTAACTGCTGATATCTCTGTAATCTTTTCTTCCTACTTGTTCAAATGCTCAACCTTCCTTATTAAGATCAGTGCCGATTTTGTCCTGCAGAAAGTtagaatatatttcttcttcatCATCTGTCCTTGTTGATCTATGGGAATAACAGACCCGGTCACCTAAAATAATTCTGGCTTTGCAGAAGGGGCTGGTGAGCCTCTATTTAGAATATAGGACCCAGTACCGGTCACCTCATTAGAGAAGTGAGTCGCCACAAATTGGGACGTTGCAACTGAGTCCAAATGATGCAAGCGCTTAATTATTCAGAAAAGGTTTAGAAAAGCTACGGTGTGGCTGCCGCCTTTGGAAAACAGGAGATTAAAAATCCACTTTAGGGGGgtttgcagagctctgggggAATAGGATTCACATACCCAGGAAGAACAGAGCGAGTGACAAATACCAGAACAAAAGGGAAATTAACAGAAGCTTAAGCAGGGATGAGCAGCAAAGCAGTGTAATTTATCTGtgaatttatttgtatttagcACAGTTAATATATGGAAAATTATACTAAAGCTGGAACAGAAATAACTATTAGAAATCATTTTGCAAGGCTTTGGACACGTGTCGGGGCTTAAAATAACTCTGTGGGATGCAACTTCTAAttgagaggagaggaaaaggactTACGTTTTCCTCACAATCTCGTCTCTTAAAACATTTAGCTCCATTGTGCTAAGAAATAGACATAGTTACTTTAATGCGACTATCCATACAatgctcagggaaaggttttaatttacaaaattaatttccctgcCACCTTCAAGTATATAAGTGTCGATGAAAATTATCAGAGGCACTCGAAAGGACAGGGCTGAACCCTGATCTCAGCaacagcagagcaaagcccGAATAACACCAAGAAAAATTCTGGATGCACGCAGAGATGTAACTGAGATGAGATCTGGTCCTGAAGTGCTGCACTCCAGACAGAAAAACCTTTATATTCCCTCCTTAAATTTCAAGAGAAACTATCAAAAGAGTCCCAAGTCCTTTTGGGGCATTTCCACAATTCTTGGAAGAAGCCTGTATGTCCCTATTTGCATATGATGCCTCCAGGCCATCAGCTTCAGCAGGCGTTGGATCAGACTGGGCGGCTCGCTCCTCcgacctgcagctctgcctgctgtaAGACCAAACACTGCCTTCAGCTCTGGCGAGCCCGCTGGGAATTCACCCTTCTAACGCACCGACGGAGCGTGGGACACCGGGATGTTGCCCTGAGGCAATCTGTGTAATCCCTGtatctctcttttctttctttccaggaCGGGTGCTTAACCCGCCGCTCGGAGACACGTGGGTGAGTGAGATCCCAACTTTCTCTCCAGGGAGATCTCCGCAGGCAGTTTACGATGCCAGAGCTCCCGCTGTGCTACCACCGTTTACTCGGAAAATCACAGGCAATTAATCACAGTTTTCTCGGGGGGAAACCCACTTGATTTGGACCCGTCATTACGCAGGGAAACTACAGAACACCGTGCTGTAACCTAACGTGAACTCTGCTAAAGGCATTTCTTCCTAGGGCTCCCTTTTCACTTGGCAAGCCCTGCCTGCCTTTGGAAAACCGGGACGGGGGTAACGGACCGTGCTTGCACTTGGATGTGTTGAGGAGCAAGATGCACCCGCGATGCTGTCCCGCTCGTCTTTGGGCTGCTGAGGCAGGACGCGGGGAGCCTGAGGAAGCCGCGGGGATCGCTCTGAGGTGACCTGCTGCCTGGCCGGGGCTTTCCCCGGCACCTCCCGCAGAAAGCTGTGCGTGTCGGCGGCGGCAGGGAGCTCACCCCGGCGGGACCGGGGCTCCGCGCAGCGGCCGTCCCGCTGcgggcagagggatggagggacgAAGGGATGGAGAGATGCAGGGAGGAAGCACTTCAGGCGGCAGGTGAACGGGACAACGCGATGCGTCCCCGACCGTCCCGCTTTCAGCGGGGCGCAGTTTGGGCGGCACCCGCAGTGACTCCGCCGGTGacggcggggcgggagcggtCTCCCCCCGCAGCCGGAGTGCCCGGGGACGTGCGGGACGCCCCGCcgcctctcccctcccctccgcccgccccgcccgggggACCGCGTCGCCACCGGCGCTCGGCGCGGCGAGCGGGCGGGCGGTGGCAGACGGGCGCTCCGCGGACCGCAACGACGGCGGCGCCCCGGAGCCCCCCAGGCGGCTCCGCCCCGGCCCCCCGCAGGTGGGTCCGCCCTGCCCGCGCCCCCCACGTCGGGGCGGTGACGGGGGCGGGCGAGCCCGTCCCCCCACGCGGGACCGAGGGGTAGAGCCGGGCGCCCGCTCGCCGAGGCGacgccccccgcgcccgcccaGCCCCGGCGGGCGGACGGGGCGCCGCGTCCCCtcggagcggagcggggcggctCTCGGCATGGCGGGGCTCCCGGCCGGCCGGCGGGCGGGCTGAggcgggggccgggcggggagGCGCCGGCGGCGGGGTCTCACCGCCTCTTCTTGCCGTCCCCCGCAGGGAGCGGCCGGCCCCCCGCGCCACCATTGCCTCGCACGGCAAGGAGGACCtgctcgccgccgccgcccggctcTGGCAGCGGAGGAGGCGGCTGCTGGCCGCTGCCGGGCTCGCCCTGGCCATGGCCGTCGCGCTGCTGGTCGCcgtgccgctgctgctgctgcaagcgCCCGCCGACACCGGCGCCCACTACGAGATGATGGGCACCTGCCGCATGATCTGCGACCCGTACAGCGGCGGgcggccgcccggccccggcagcaCGGCTGCCGTGGAGGCCCTGCAGGACCTGGGCGCCAACCCCCCGCCGCCCTTCGTCCAGGGACCCAAGGGGGAGCCGGGCCGGCCGGGCAAGCCGGGCCCCCGCGGGCCGCCCGGAGAGCCGGGTCCGCCGGGTCCGCGGGGCCCGCCGGGGGAGCGGGGCGACGCGGGGAagccggggctgcccgggcTGGCGCTggcgggcgcgggcggcggcgggagcggcggtggggcggcggcgggcggcgagGCGGCGGGCGGGCTGAGCGCCGCCTTCAGCGGGCCGCGCATCGCCTTCTACGTGGGGCTCAAGAGCCCCCACGAGGGCTATGAGGTCCTCAAGTTCGACGACGTGGTGACCAACCT
Encoded here:
- the C1QL2 gene encoding complement C1q-like protein 2, whose protein sequence is MAVALLVAVPLLLLQAPADTGAHYEMMGTCRMICDPYSGGRPPGPGSTAAVEALQDLGANPPPPFVQGPKGEPGRPGKPGPRGPPGEPGPPGPRGPPGERGDAGKPGLPGLALAGAGGGGSGGGAAAGGEAAGGLSAAFSGPRIAFYVGLKSPHEGYEVLKFDDVVTNLGNHYDPASGKFTCQVRGIYFFTYHILMRGGDGTSMWADLCKNGQVRASAIAQDADQNYDYASNSVVLHLDSGDEVYVKLDGGKAHGGNNNKYSTFSGFLLYPD